The Mycolicibacterium flavescens genome has a segment encoding these proteins:
- a CDS encoding transferase: MRILGINAVFHDPAAALVVDGQIVAAAEEERFTRRKHGKQAVPFSTWELPVESARWCLEQAGLKPSDLDLVGYSYDPRLMDESTDGLAGLDRDWEYLRTLYADRAPRFLRSALPGLDPGSVRHVRHHVAHAASTALASPHPDCAVLVVDGRGERSSMLAGSYRDHKLDVLATQSLPHSLGLFYESLTEHLGFKRSSDEYKVMAMASYGTPRFADRFREAVYACADGGFRTEPVDWNSITPARAPGAGKGHALDRPEPEHADLACSVQAVVEEVLLDLVGWLRDRTDHESLCLAGGVALNCVANSKIFRSGGFSNVWVQPAAGDSGTALGAALALAGDAGEPIASMPSAALGRGFSDDEIAAVLIEAAIPHERPADLAAVIGDALADNKLVGWFQGRAEFGPRALGQRSLLADPRRIENLERLNTVKGREQFRPVAPMVLAERAAEIFSGGPIPSPYMLFVHEVAAQWRDRIPAVTHVDGTARIQTVDRGHPLLHDTISRFAARTGVPVIVNTSFNTAGRPMVDSPRDALECFGSAPIDVLAIGPYIVRRPR, translated from the coding sequence ATGCGCATTCTCGGGATCAACGCGGTGTTCCACGATCCGGCTGCCGCGCTCGTGGTGGACGGTCAGATAGTCGCGGCCGCCGAGGAGGAGCGGTTCACGCGCCGCAAGCACGGCAAACAGGCCGTGCCGTTCTCGACGTGGGAGTTGCCGGTGGAATCGGCGCGTTGGTGCCTTGAGCAGGCGGGCCTGAAACCGTCGGACCTGGATCTGGTCGGATACTCCTACGATCCGCGACTGATGGACGAGTCCACCGACGGGCTCGCCGGCCTGGACCGCGATTGGGAGTACCTGCGCACGCTCTACGCCGACCGGGCCCCCCGTTTCCTACGGTCCGCGCTGCCCGGTCTCGACCCGGGCAGCGTGCGGCACGTCCGCCATCACGTCGCGCATGCCGCGTCCACCGCGTTGGCCTCCCCCCACCCCGATTGCGCGGTGCTGGTCGTCGACGGCCGCGGCGAGCGGTCCTCGATGCTGGCAGGCAGCTATCGCGACCACAAGCTGGATGTGCTCGCGACTCAGTCGCTTCCGCACTCGCTGGGTTTGTTCTACGAAAGCCTCACCGAGCACCTCGGATTCAAGCGCTCCAGCGACGAGTACAAGGTGATGGCGATGGCGTCCTACGGGACGCCACGGTTCGCCGACAGGTTCCGCGAGGCGGTCTACGCGTGCGCCGACGGTGGTTTCCGCACCGAACCGGTGGACTGGAACTCGATCACTCCCGCCCGGGCGCCCGGCGCGGGGAAGGGGCATGCGCTGGACCGACCCGAACCCGAGCACGCCGACCTGGCGTGCAGCGTCCAGGCGGTCGTCGAGGAAGTGCTGCTCGACCTCGTCGGCTGGCTTCGCGACCGTACCGATCACGAAAGCCTCTGTCTGGCAGGTGGTGTCGCCCTCAACTGCGTGGCCAACTCGAAGATCTTCCGCAGCGGCGGCTTCTCGAACGTGTGGGTGCAACCCGCGGCGGGGGACTCGGGAACCGCGCTGGGCGCGGCACTGGCGCTGGCGGGAGACGCCGGTGAACCGATTGCGTCGATGCCGTCGGCGGCGCTTGGTCGCGGCTTCTCCGACGACGAGATCGCCGCGGTGCTCATCGAAGCCGCGATACCTCACGAGCGGCCGGCGGATCTGGCCGCCGTGATCGGAGACGCGTTGGCTGACAACAAACTCGTCGGCTGGTTCCAGGGTCGCGCCGAGTTCGGGCCACGCGCGCTGGGCCAGCGGTCACTGCTGGCCGACCCCCGGCGCATCGAAAACCTGGAGCGACTCAACACCGTGAAGGGCCGTGAACAGTTCCGGCCCGTCGCCCCGATGGTGCTCGCCGAACGCGCCGCCGAGATCTTCTCCGGCGGACCGATTCCGAGTCCGTACATGCTGTTCGTGCACGAGGTCGCCGCCCAGTGGCGGGACCGAATCCCCGCGGTCACCCACGTCGACGGCACCGCACGCATCCAGACTGTCGACCGCGGCCACCCACTGCTGCACGACACGATCAGCAGGTTCGCCGCCCGCACCGGTGTTCCGGTGATCGTCAACACCAGCTTCAACACCGCCGGGCGACCGATGGTTGACAGCCCGCGCGATGCGCTCGAATGTTTCGGCAGCGCACCGATCGACGTGCTGGCGATCGGTCCGTACATCGTGAGGCGACCCCGATGA
- the strE_2 gene encoding UDP-glucuronic acid decarboxylase 1 has translation MHDIKRVLVTGGGGFLGGHLCERLLDSGVEVTCVDDLSTSAPTAADLFVDRPGYRFVAHDISEPLPDLASGIDTVFHLASPASPVDYLRLPIHTLRTGALGTSHMLEFAQRCGARLVLASTSEVYGDPLEHPQRESYWGNVNPIGPRSVYDEAKRFAESLTFAHLRERSADIAVARIFNTYGPRMRHDDGRVVPTFCYQALAGEPITVNGMGAQTRSLCFVGDTVAALIALGESDCTGPVNVGNPDELTVLRIAELIRDLAGSDSPIDFRPVPQDDPQRRCPDISLARELLGWRPRVSYTEGLSMTVDWFRRQSATAALQGS, from the coding sequence ATGCATGACATCAAACGCGTGCTGGTCACCGGCGGCGGAGGGTTTCTCGGAGGACACCTATGCGAGCGACTGCTCGACAGCGGTGTTGAGGTGACCTGCGTCGACGACCTGTCCACCAGCGCGCCGACCGCCGCCGACCTGTTCGTGGACCGGCCCGGATACCGGTTCGTCGCGCACGACATCAGCGAGCCGCTGCCCGATCTGGCGTCGGGAATCGACACCGTTTTCCACCTCGCATCGCCTGCCTCGCCGGTGGACTATCTGCGGCTGCCGATCCACACGCTTCGCACCGGGGCGCTCGGCACCTCACACATGCTTGAGTTCGCGCAGCGGTGCGGTGCACGGCTTGTGCTGGCCTCCACCAGCGAGGTCTACGGCGATCCGTTGGAACATCCGCAGCGCGAATCGTATTGGGGCAACGTCAATCCGATCGGTCCGCGCAGCGTTTACGACGAAGCGAAGCGGTTCGCCGAGTCGCTGACGTTCGCCCATCTGCGAGAGCGGTCGGCCGATATCGCCGTGGCGCGGATCTTCAACACATACGGACCGCGGATGCGGCACGACGACGGCCGGGTCGTGCCGACCTTCTGCTATCAGGCGCTGGCAGGTGAGCCGATCACGGTCAACGGAATGGGCGCCCAGACCCGGTCATTGTGCTTCGTCGGCGACACCGTCGCGGCGCTGATCGCCCTGGGCGAATCCGATTGCACCGGACCGGTCAACGTCGGCAATCCCGACGAACTGACGGTGCTGCGCATCGCGGAGCTCATCCGTGATCTGGCCGGAAGCGACTCGCCGATCGACTTCCGTCCGGTACCGCAGGACGACCCGCAGCGCCGGTGTCCCGACATCTCGCTGGCACGCGAGCTGCTGGGGTGGCGTCCGCGAGTCAGCTACACCGAGGGCCTGTCGATGACCGTCGACTGGTTCCGCCGGCAGTCGGCAACCGCTGCACTGCAGGGGAGTTGA
- a CDS encoding transferase, with protein MQGPASTDVSFVIASQNRAAELSTVVARLLDTTPCPIVVVDNASTDDTAAIINGMAARSAGRLELVELDTNLGAVGRNVGVAACRTPYVAFCDDDSWWMPEAPEIGAKTFERHPSVGLLAARTIVWPQRREDSFSAMLADSALGRRPDLPGPSILGFMSCAAMVRKRAFEEAGGFSPILHFRGEEQLLALDMAAEGWDLCYHPDLLAIHQPSPVRATSAAQAARVLRNDVLTTWLRRPIRQCLSASGRLAVAALRDRDHAKGAAQAVARIPAVVVQRRPLPRELEDAVTLLESG; from the coding sequence ATGCAGGGCCCAGCTTCCACCGACGTCTCGTTCGTGATCGCCAGCCAGAACCGCGCCGCGGAGTTGTCGACCGTGGTGGCCAGGCTGCTCGACACCACGCCGTGCCCCATAGTCGTGGTGGACAACGCCTCCACCGACGACACCGCCGCGATCATCAACGGCATGGCGGCACGGTCGGCCGGCCGCCTTGAACTCGTCGAGCTCGACACCAACCTCGGCGCGGTCGGCCGCAACGTCGGGGTGGCGGCGTGCCGCACGCCGTACGTGGCGTTCTGCGACGACGACTCCTGGTGGATGCCGGAGGCGCCCGAGATCGGTGCAAAGACATTCGAACGGCACCCTTCGGTGGGACTGCTTGCCGCGCGCACGATCGTCTGGCCGCAGCGCCGGGAGGATTCGTTCTCCGCGATGCTCGCCGACAGCGCGCTCGGCAGGCGGCCGGACCTGCCGGGTCCATCGATCCTGGGCTTCATGAGTTGCGCGGCCATGGTGCGCAAGCGGGCGTTCGAAGAAGCCGGCGGCTTCAGCCCCATCCTGCACTTCCGCGGGGAGGAGCAACTGCTCGCGCTCGATATGGCCGCGGAAGGCTGGGACCTCTGCTACCACCCCGACCTGCTGGCCATTCACCAACCGTCCCCGGTGCGCGCCACATCCGCGGCCCAAGCCGCACGAGTGCTGCGCAACGATGTCCTCACCACATGGCTGCGACGCCCGATCCGCCAATGCCTCAGTGCAAGCGGGCGCTTGGCCGTGGCGGCGCTGCGCGACCGCGACCATGCCAAGGGTGCGGCCCAGGCCGTGGCCCGGATTCCTGCGGTGGTCGTCCAGCGGCGACCGCTCCCCCGTGAGCTCGAGGACGCAGTGACCCTGCTGGAGTCGGGCTGA
- the mshA_1 gene encoding group 1 glycosyl transferase, giving the protein MKIAMVSEHASPLAALGGVDAGGQNVHVAEVSAALTRRGHQVSVYTRRDAPDLPDRVVTPEGYTVVHVAAGPPEPLPKDELLSYMGPFAQFLDSDWAADRPDVAHAHFWMSGIATQLAARHLNLPAVQTFHALGVVKRRHQGVQDTSPPERLRLEATVARSATWVAATCTDEVFELMRMGRSRNRISVVPCGVDLDLFSPEGPVAPRSERHRIVSVGRFVPRKGFDVVVRALPHLPETELVIVGGPDASQLGSDPEARRLMNLATQLGVAGRVRLYGSVSRTDMPAILRSANVVACTPWYEPFGIVPLEAMACGVPVVASAVGGMLDTVVHDVTGQLVKPERPDEVAKAVNRLLRDDFLRQSMGAAGRDRARARYSWDRVAADTQRIYDRLVPVRIPRPEPATSLSSG; this is encoded by the coding sequence ATGAAGATCGCAATGGTGTCTGAACACGCCAGCCCGCTCGCCGCGCTCGGCGGGGTCGACGCCGGTGGGCAAAACGTACACGTCGCCGAGGTGTCGGCGGCACTGACCAGACGCGGTCATCAGGTGAGCGTCTACACCCGGAGGGACGCCCCGGACCTGCCTGACCGCGTGGTGACACCCGAGGGATACACCGTCGTGCACGTCGCGGCCGGCCCGCCGGAGCCGCTGCCCAAGGACGAGCTCCTCTCGTACATGGGTCCGTTCGCCCAGTTTCTCGACTCCGACTGGGCTGCGGATCGACCGGACGTCGCGCATGCCCACTTCTGGATGTCCGGTATAGCAACGCAACTCGCCGCGCGCCATCTCAATCTGCCTGCGGTCCAGACGTTTCACGCGTTGGGCGTGGTGAAACGGCGCCACCAGGGTGTGCAGGACACCAGCCCGCCGGAACGGTTGCGCCTGGAGGCGACGGTGGCGCGTTCCGCCACCTGGGTCGCGGCCACCTGCACCGACGAGGTCTTCGAGCTGATGCGAATGGGCCGCTCCCGCAACCGGATCTCAGTGGTGCCCTGCGGCGTCGACCTCGACCTGTTCAGCCCGGAAGGCCCTGTGGCGCCGCGATCCGAGCGGCACCGCATCGTCAGCGTCGGCCGGTTCGTGCCCCGCAAGGGTTTCGACGTCGTGGTGCGCGCATTGCCTCATCTGCCCGAAACCGAACTGGTGATAGTCGGTGGACCCGACGCGTCGCAACTCGGGTCGGATCCCGAGGCGCGTCGATTGATGAATCTGGCAACGCAATTGGGTGTCGCGGGCCGAGTGAGGCTGTACGGATCGGTGTCCCGGACGGACATGCCCGCGATTCTTCGATCGGCCAACGTGGTGGCGTGCACTCCCTGGTACGAACCGTTCGGCATCGTGCCGCTCGAGGCAATGGCGTGCGGCGTGCCCGTGGTGGCGTCGGCGGTCGGCGGAATGCTCGACACCGTCGTGCACGACGTGACCGGACAGCTGGTCAAGCCCGAGCGGCCCGACGAGGTGGCCAAGGCGGTGAACAGACTGCTTCGCGACGACTTCCTCAGGCAGAGCATGGGCGCCGCCGGACGGGATCGCGCACGGGCCCGCTACTCGTGGGACCGAGTCGCCGCCGACACTCAGAGAATCTACGACCGGTTGGTGCCGGTGCGGATCCCGCGACCGGAGCCGGCGACGAGCCTGTCGTCCGGATGA
- a CDS encoding transferase, translated as MSVVSSPRSVLLWHVHGSWTESFVAGRHRCVLPVNRARDADGRGLCGRNWPRTQEVSLCDLYDEHIDLVVLQRPEEIELTSRWLGRRPGLDVPAVYVEHNVPRPFAVDSVHPVAERSDIPLVHVTDFNRLMWNNGVAPARVITHGIADPGSLYRGDVAAAATMINEPCRRWRTVGADLLTAFGQKVPIDVWGIDTDVLSECITSPQVRGRGDVPTAVLLPEVARRRVFLHTARWTSLGLSLIEAMFIGMPVVAVASTMAPLVVPPEAGVVSADMDTLSRALTSFVTDGAAASAAGKAARDFAMAQFGIDRFLAQWDDLIDECCR; from the coding sequence ATGTCGGTCGTCTCGAGTCCGCGTTCGGTGTTGCTCTGGCACGTACACGGGTCCTGGACGGAGTCCTTCGTCGCGGGCCGTCATCGCTGTGTGTTACCTGTGAATCGCGCGAGGGATGCCGACGGCCGAGGACTCTGTGGCCGGAACTGGCCACGTACGCAAGAGGTTTCGTTGTGCGACCTATATGACGAGCACATCGATCTGGTGGTGTTGCAGCGTCCCGAAGAGATCGAGCTGACGAGCCGATGGTTGGGACGGCGACCCGGTCTGGATGTACCCGCCGTATACGTGGAGCACAACGTGCCACGACCGTTCGCGGTCGACAGCGTCCATCCGGTTGCCGAACGGAGCGACATCCCGCTCGTGCACGTGACCGACTTCAACCGGCTCATGTGGAACAACGGTGTCGCGCCAGCCCGCGTCATCACACACGGGATTGCCGATCCGGGCTCGCTCTACCGGGGTGACGTCGCGGCCGCGGCGACGATGATCAACGAACCCTGCCGCCGCTGGCGCACGGTCGGTGCGGATTTGCTGACGGCGTTCGGGCAAAAGGTGCCGATCGACGTGTGGGGCATCGATACCGACGTTCTCAGCGAATGCATCACGAGTCCGCAGGTGCGCGGAAGGGGCGACGTGCCCACCGCGGTGTTACTGCCCGAGGTGGCTCGCCGCCGCGTGTTCCTGCACACCGCCCGATGGACGTCTTTGGGCCTGTCGCTGATCGAGGCGATGTTCATCGGGATGCCGGTGGTCGCCGTCGCATCGACGATGGCACCGCTGGTGGTGCCGCCCGAGGCCGGCGTGGTGAGCGCCGATATGGACACACTTTCGCGCGCTTTGACGTCGTTCGTCACAGACGGCGCGGCCGCCTCGGCGGCGGGTAAGGCGGCGCGCGATTTCGCCATGGCGCAGTTCGGAATCGATCGGTTCCTCGCGCAATGGGACGACCTCATCGACGAGTGCTGTCGATGA
- a CDS encoding CsbD family protein: MTEKNSGPEEGIKGVVEDVKGKTKETVGTVTGRDDMVREGKAQQDKADAQQDAAKKEAEAESARAGAEAAEKRQENEQ, encoded by the coding sequence ATGACCGAGAAGAACAGTGGCCCTGAAGAAGGCATCAAGGGCGTCGTCGAGGACGTGAAGGGCAAGACCAAGGAAACGGTTGGCACCGTCACCGGCCGCGATGACATGGTTCGCGAAGGCAAGGCCCAGCAGGACAAGGCCGATGCCCAGCAGGACGCCGCCAAGAAGGAAGCCGAAGCGGAATCCGCGCGCGCAGGCGCCGAGGCTGCCGAAAAGCGCCAGGAGAACGAGCAGTAA
- a CDS encoding UsfY protein: MKSPKDPVDHARTTRPHAGESMKDTKNMPGLILIGIALVLFVSALAAHGADEHGVGVGLGSGSAALFIIGGGWLLIEHLRVRKIEDRWYAEHPEAQRQKPSS; this comes from the coding sequence ATGAAAAGCCCGAAGGATCCCGTCGACCACGCGAGGACGACGCGTCCCCACGCCGGCGAGTCGATGAAGGACACCAAGAACATGCCGGGGCTGATCCTCATCGGTATTGCCCTGGTGCTGTTCGTCTCGGCGCTGGCGGCTCACGGCGCCGACGAACACGGCGTCGGCGTCGGACTGGGCAGCGGGTCGGCTGCGCTGTTCATCATCGGCGGCGGCTGGCTGCTCATCGAGCATCTGCGGGTACGTAAGATCGAAGATCGTTGGTACGCAGAACATCCCGAAGCGCAACGGCAGAAACCGAGTAGCTGA
- a CDS encoding NADPH-dependent FMN reductase, protein MSTPANADRPLAAVALVCSLKPSPAESSSALMAEHICGNLRGAGVETAVLRCVDYAIAPGVEADMGDGDEWPQIREKLLGADILVLCTPIWLGHPSSVTQRVLERLDAELSSTDDAGRPIMVGKVAVVGVVGNEDGAHKVIADCFQGLNDIGYTISAQAGTYWTGEAMQSKDYKDLDEVPEPVASTNAALARNAAHLARALRADQYPPYE, encoded by the coding sequence ATGAGCACACCGGCGAACGCCGACCGCCCGTTGGCCGCCGTAGCGCTGGTCTGCAGCCTCAAACCCAGCCCCGCCGAGTCGAGCAGCGCATTGATGGCCGAACACATCTGCGGGAACCTGCGCGGTGCGGGTGTCGAGACGGCGGTGCTGCGCTGTGTCGATTACGCGATCGCACCGGGCGTCGAGGCCGACATGGGCGACGGTGACGAGTGGCCGCAGATCCGCGAAAAGCTCTTGGGCGCTGACATCTTGGTGTTGTGCACCCCGATCTGGTTGGGGCATCCGTCCAGCGTCACGCAGCGTGTGCTGGAACGCCTCGATGCCGAACTGTCGAGCACCGACGACGCCGGCCGGCCGATCATGGTCGGCAAGGTCGCCGTGGTCGGTGTCGTCGGCAACGAGGACGGTGCTCACAAAGTGATCGCCGACTGCTTTCAAGGCCTCAACGACATCGGCTACACCATCTCGGCCCAGGCTGGCACCTACTGGACCGGCGAAGCGATGCAGAGCAAGGACTACAAGGACCTCGACGAAGTGCCCGAGCCCGTCGCGTCGACGAATGCCGCGTTGGCCCGCAACGCCGCTCATCTCGCAAGGGCCCTGCGGGCCGACCAGTACCCGCCGTATGAGTGA
- a CDS encoding transmembrane protein, whose translation MYHGPSELRHFDTGIRDAVRFAIGIGATGAIFLLGAMVWVSTCQGATADTLACGAPQRTLLALAAPTVLLLGGARAFFRAYQNWRKGEMSTAWQGAGWFLVTSMLLVLTTSMPALTGSAVLGG comes from the coding sequence GTGTACCACGGTCCCAGCGAGCTGAGGCATTTCGACACCGGCATCCGCGACGCGGTGCGGTTCGCCATCGGTATCGGCGCCACCGGCGCCATCTTCCTGCTCGGCGCGATGGTGTGGGTGAGCACCTGCCAGGGCGCGACGGCTGACACCCTGGCCTGCGGCGCGCCTCAACGGACCCTGCTGGCGCTCGCTGCGCCCACAGTCCTGCTCCTGGGCGGGGCCCGCGCCTTCTTCCGCGCCTACCAGAACTGGCGAAAGGGCGAGATGTCGACCGCGTGGCAGGGTGCGGGATGGTTCCTGGTGACGTCGATGCTGTTGGTGCTCACGACGAGCATGCCCGCCCTCACCGGTTCCGCGGTGCTCGGCGGATGA
- a CDS encoding response regulator with putative antiterminator output domain — MTDELPDTDGQTPVEQALAGGDPHRVGWFRFYFADERWEWSPQVERMHGYEAGTTEPTTELVLSHKHPDDYRQVAATLDEIRRTSGAFSTRHRIIDTHGEVHHVVVVGDQLFDDNDQVVGTHGFYVDVTPSTLQRRDRAFSAAVTEMAEARGPIEQAKGMLMLIYRISADSAFELLRWRSQETNTKLRILAEQIARDFLGLTYEEELPPRSTYDRLLLTAHYRVRD, encoded by the coding sequence ATGACTGACGAGTTGCCCGATACCGACGGGCAGACACCCGTCGAGCAGGCGCTTGCCGGTGGCGACCCGCATCGGGTGGGCTGGTTCCGGTTCTACTTCGCCGACGAACGCTGGGAGTGGTCGCCGCAAGTCGAACGGATGCACGGCTACGAAGCGGGTACGACGGAGCCGACGACCGAGCTGGTGTTGTCACACAAACATCCCGACGACTACCGCCAGGTGGCGGCGACGCTGGATGAGATCCGCCGTACGTCGGGCGCGTTCTCCACCCGCCACCGGATCATCGACACCCACGGCGAGGTGCACCACGTGGTCGTGGTCGGTGACCAACTCTTCGACGACAACGATCAGGTCGTCGGAACCCACGGGTTTTATGTCGACGTCACCCCGTCCACGCTGCAGCGGCGCGACAGGGCCTTCAGTGCGGCGGTCACCGAGATGGCGGAGGCCCGCGGTCCGATCGAGCAGGCCAAAGGGATGCTGATGCTGATCTACCGGATCTCCGCCGATTCGGCGTTCGAGTTGCTCCGGTGGCGGTCGCAGGAAACCAACACCAAGCTGCGAATCCTGGCCGAGCAAATCGCCAGGGATTTCCTCGGACTCACCTATGAGGAGGAGTTGCCGCCGCGGTCGACCTACGACAGGCTGCTGCTCACCGCACACTATCGCGTTCGAGATTGA
- a CDS encoding putative endonuclease related to Holliday junction resolvase yields MSGSRLTIRHVSVKLYLASASAAGVGPWLLGVAPQWSLALGLVVPLVLAALPRFLAGTLVGVTTPGAREDLTAAMSGAEFEDHVARVARSCGAPVIMTAITGDWGVDIIVGKRPDRLAIQCKRQARPVGASAVQEVVAGAPMQDCTRTMVVTNHEFTAAARKLAELHGCELVGGADLPRLRSTIRRLLEPSPP; encoded by the coding sequence ATGTCGGGGTCGCGCCTTACGATCCGTCACGTGAGCGTAAAGCTGTACCTGGCTTCGGCCTCGGCGGCGGGCGTCGGGCCGTGGCTTCTCGGGGTCGCCCCGCAGTGGAGCCTCGCGCTCGGGCTTGTCGTGCCATTGGTGCTCGCCGCACTTCCGCGCTTCCTCGCAGGCACGCTCGTAGGCGTCACCACTCCCGGCGCACGCGAGGACCTCACCGCCGCGATGTCGGGTGCGGAGTTCGAGGATCATGTCGCGCGGGTGGCCCGGTCCTGCGGAGCGCCGGTGATAATGACCGCGATCACCGGAGACTGGGGCGTCGACATCATCGTCGGCAAGCGACCGGATCGCCTTGCCATCCAGTGCAAACGACAGGCGCGCCCCGTCGGCGCGAGCGCCGTGCAGGAAGTGGTGGCCGGGGCGCCCATGCAGGACTGCACCAGGACGATGGTCGTCACGAACCACGAATTCACCGCCGCCGCACGCAAACTCGCCGAACTTCATGGATGTGAGCTGGTCGGCGGCGCCGACCTCCCGCGGTTACGGTCGACGATCCGGCGACTTCTGGAGCCGTCGCCGCCCTGA
- a CDS encoding cullin, a subunit of E3 ubiquitin ligase yields the protein MSWRGATVAAMEDLDWPFRATEALDAGLLTFRELRQFHTGIYPGVWVPRGAELSAVDRARAAWLWSRRRGVLAGLSASAIHGSKWIESDVPAELVLSNRRPPKQIMVHSDTPLPEEIEMAHRMPVTTPERTAFDLGRRLPLDEGVQRIDALMNATDLKPADVDEVAQRHPGVRGLRQLRRTLELVDGGAESPYESLSRLLLIQAGFPRPETQIRVLDGSGRVVARIDLGWRQYRVGVDFEGAHHWTDPRQRTADAERYWLLPRLGWNDIRLTSGMLHNQPRVFLERVGEALIARGCPKTW from the coding sequence ATGTCGTGGCGGGGCGCGACCGTTGCGGCCATGGAAGATCTCGACTGGCCGTTTCGAGCAACCGAGGCACTCGACGCGGGACTACTGACGTTTCGCGAGTTGCGGCAGTTCCACACCGGTATCTATCCCGGGGTGTGGGTGCCGCGGGGGGCCGAGCTGTCGGCCGTCGACCGGGCCAGAGCCGCCTGGCTGTGGTCACGCCGACGCGGCGTATTGGCAGGCCTATCGGCGTCGGCAATACACGGCTCGAAATGGATCGAGTCTGACGTCCCCGCCGAACTCGTGTTGTCCAATCGGCGACCGCCGAAACAGATCATGGTCCACAGCGACACACCGTTGCCGGAGGAGATCGAGATGGCCCACCGGATGCCCGTGACGACGCCGGAGCGCACCGCGTTCGACCTCGGCCGCCGGCTCCCGCTCGATGAAGGGGTTCAACGCATCGACGCGCTGATGAATGCGACTGACCTCAAGCCCGCCGACGTCGACGAGGTGGCGCAGCGCCATCCCGGCGTGCGCGGCTTGCGGCAGCTGCGCCGAACACTGGAACTCGTCGACGGCGGCGCGGAGTCGCCGTACGAATCACTGAGCCGACTGTTGCTGATACAGGCTGGATTTCCGCGTCCGGAAACCCAGATACGGGTGCTCGACGGTTCGGGGCGCGTGGTCGCACGCATCGATCTCGGATGGCGGCAGTACCGCGTCGGCGTGGATTTCGAAGGCGCACACCACTGGACTGACCCGCGACAACGTACGGCCGATGCCGAGCGGTACTGGCTGCTACCGCGTCTCGGCTGGAACGACATCCGACTGACCAGCGGCATGTTGCACAACCAGCCGCGGGTCTTTCTCGAGCGAGTTGGCGAGGCGCTGATCGCCCGCGGCTGCCCGAAAACATGGTGA
- the yghA gene encoding putative dehydrogenasereductase, with amino-acid sequence MSFPEQQQSPPGVQSEMTPAPDCGETSYQGSGRLTGKRAVITGGDSGIGRAVAIAYAREGADVLIAYLNEDGDAKEVQKYVEDAGRKCVLMPGDLSDPAHCRAVVDRAVEEFGGIDVLVNNAAYQMTHDTLDEISDEEWDYTFRLNIGAYFYLVKAALPHMGAGASIIGSSSVNSDMPNPKLAPYAATKAAIANFSASLAEMLGEKGIRANSVAPGPIWTPLIPSTMPPEKVKQFGENTPLGRAGQPVELAPVYVMLASDEASYVTGARIAVTGGRPIL; translated from the coding sequence ATGAGTTTTCCAGAACAGCAGCAGTCCCCGCCCGGCGTGCAGAGCGAGATGACCCCGGCTCCCGACTGCGGCGAGACGAGCTACCAGGGGTCGGGTCGGTTGACCGGTAAGCGCGCGGTCATCACCGGAGGCGACAGCGGAATCGGCCGCGCGGTCGCGATCGCCTACGCGCGGGAGGGTGCCGACGTGCTGATCGCCTACCTGAACGAGGACGGCGACGCCAAGGAGGTCCAGAAGTACGTCGAGGACGCCGGGCGCAAATGTGTGCTGATGCCCGGTGATCTCTCCGACCCGGCGCACTGCCGCGCCGTCGTGGACCGCGCCGTCGAGGAATTCGGCGGCATCGATGTGCTCGTCAACAACGCCGCCTACCAGATGACTCACGACACCCTCGACGAAATCAGCGACGAGGAGTGGGATTACACGTTCCGGCTCAACATCGGGGCGTACTTCTACCTCGTGAAGGCCGCGCTTCCGCACATGGGCGCCGGTGCGTCGATAATCGGCAGTTCCTCGGTGAACTCCGACATGCCGAACCCGAAGCTGGCGCCATACGCGGCCACCAAGGCGGCGATCGCCAACTTCTCCGCGAGCTTGGCGGAGATGCTGGGCGAGAAGGGTATTCGCGCCAACAGCGTTGCGCCGGGTCCGATCTGGACGCCGTTGATCCCGTCGACGATGCCGCCGGAGAAGGTCAAACAGTTCGGTGAGAACACGCCGCTGGGCCGTGCGGGTCAGCCGGTCGAGTTGGCGCCGGTCTACGTGATGCTGGCCTCTGACGAGGCGAGCTACGTGACGGGCGCGCGGATCGCGGTGACCGGCGGCAGGCCGATCCTGTAG